The DNA sequence GCGATCCGCTCGGGGATATGGGAATCCCCGAATATAAAATAACTATTAATCCGACGTCCGCGAGTACGCTGGTACCATTGGAGAATTTTGAATTTTCAGGCGAGGTCGTCGATAACGATGATAATATTGTCGTGGTAGATGGGTTAGTCAACGTGGACGTTTATGATTCTCGATTTGTCCGCCATCACCCCATGGGAATGGATTATTCTCTCGGCGGCCCGCGGATTTTCAGCGGTGTTTTTGAAGTCAGTTCCGGCCGGTTTGAGGGAGGATTTATTGTCCCTCTGGATATTGATTATGGTGGCAATGCCGCGCAGATATCATGTTTTGGATCTTTCGGTATCGGCTCCGCTCTGGGATGTCTCGATTCTATAGAAATTTCCCAAAACGCAGGAACGACGACGGATAATGACGGTCCCGTAATTGAATATACATTTGAGGAAAATCCTGATTTTGTAAATGGAGGAAGAATTCCTTCAAATGCAACTCTTGTTCTAAATATCGCCGATAATTCGGGAATTAATCTCACCGGCGGATTGGGGCATAGGATTGAATTGACAATCGATAACGATAATAACTCGACTTTGAATTTAACCGATTATTTTGCGTATAATCAGGGCAGTTATCAGGAAGGTCAAATAAGTTACCGCCTGCCGGAATTAACGCCGGAGAAGCATATTTTCAGGGTAAAAGTATGGGATAACGCCAACAATCCGGGTATAATCGAGTTTGAGGTATTATCTTCTCAGGCAGGCAGTATCACCATTCACAATGTCTTAAACTATCCCAATCCGATGGAAGAATCGACTGAATTTTATTTTGAATTGAGCGAACCCGCGGAATGGGCGGAACTAAAGATATTTACGCTGGCGGGCCGCCAAATAAAAACGCTTCGTGAGACGGATTTGAATTGCGGTCGAAATCGCCGCTTTTTCTGGAATGGGCGCGACCTCGATAGCGATCGTATCGCCGAGGGAGTCTATCTTTATAAAATTACGGTAAAAGGTAAGGTGTTTTCCAGCGGTAGAACTACCGATAACTTGACCGAGGCATTCGGTAAACTGGTTTTACTGAATTAAACGGAAAATTTTGTTCTAAATAATCTATTTTGGAGATGGAAATTATGAAGAAGGTACACATCCTGTTAATTCTCACCGCCGCATTAATGTTATCGACCTCACAATCGGTTTTGGCGGGAGTTTCCGACGCGGCGGTATTGTATCTGCGAGTCGCCGCGGGGGCGCGCCCGGGAGGAATGGGAGAAGCATTCGTGTCCGTGGCTGATGACGCTACGGCTACCTATTGGAATCCCGCCGGTTTGGGTAACGCGCCTATAGCGGGAATACTGAAAACGGAGAAATTTCCATCTCGTTTTGGCGAGATTTCGGATGTCATAACGCTCAAGAGAAAATCGGGCCAGGAAAATTGGTTTATCGCCGGAAACAGCCTGATAATGTACGATGGAATCTCCTGGAAGACCGGCAAAGAATATGTGACTTCATCGGATCAGACCTTAACTGATTTTGTCAATAGTATTGTTTCGATTAAAAGCGATGAACAGGCCGAATTGATGTCCCACAAAATCGTCGAGGTAAATTGTTGGGTTACCGAAGCCGAGGTTAGTAGTTTTATCGAATCGGTCAGGTCAAAAATCCCGGATGATTATAAAGAGCTGGACGTATTGAATAAAGGGCTTGATACTCTGGCCGCCGGATATAAACTTTGCCTTCTCAAACCGGATCGATTCAAAGATTTAAGAAATAAACTAAATGACGGTCTCAAAGATGAAACTTTGTCTTCCGATGAACTGGATCGCGTCACCTTTTCTATTGAGCAGGCGGTATCACGTTTTCTTCCCAGTCGTTTGACGGTACCTTTCTCATCGGCTATAGACGGCAAACTAACCTGCCTGGGTAAAACAGCGGGATATCTATGGGTTGGAACCGATAAGGGATTGTTTCGCTTATCCGGTATGCAATGGGCCAATTTTACGACTGATGAAGGATTGCCTTCCAATGAAATTACGGTTTTAAGCGACGCTGGAGATCATATTCTGATAGGTACTACCAATGGTTTGGCCAAATATTATCACGGTTCCTTCGTTACCTACGAAACGCTTCCGCAGAGCGCGGTTCAGGCGGTTACGATGGCTACGCCGATTAACGCCTATGCCGTAATTGATGGCATAATCTATTGTTTCAATGGCTCGGAATGGTCGGATAGTTATGATTATACGGTGCGTATTGATGATTCGATTGAAGATATCGCTCGTAGGTCGGCGATCTACGGGACGCCTTCCGAGGTGGAAAGCATTATCGGCCGGATTCGTGAATTGAACGCGGGATCTGCCCAAATAGCTACTGATGAAGTCTCCGCAGATGTCGAACAGACCGAAGATGCCTCTCTGGAAGCCGAACCGGGAACGGAAGAAACAGATACAACGGCCAATGAAAATGCCGAAATATTAGCTGAGCAGTCTGATGAAACAATAGTCGAAGGCGCATCGGATCTCTGGTTTTCCGAGGGCAATGTCATCCAGATTCCTTATTCGGTCGGTTTGAGATTCGATGTTACAGAGATGGCAGTTGGTGGTGCAGTCCCAAAAGATTTATGGGAGAATACAGGTGGTGCCCCATCTAATATACTCTGGATTGGTACAAAGAGCGGTTTATTATCCTTTTACGGTGATAAATGGGTACGGTTTGGATATGCCGAATTTTCGATACCTGTCGGAGATGCTGATGGCGAAGTTGCGTCTATGACTGTGTCGGATATCGCGGCCAAATTCATACCCGATGGTAATCCCGATAAAATCGCCGTCCTGGCGTCCAATATAAGTGATTATAATGACCTCGATGGAGAAGAGGTTGAACCGGGCCGAACGGTTTATGTTTATAATTCAAACATCGGATCGTCGATTCGTTCAATCGGATTTGTTAATAGTAAAATATATGTCGGAACCGAATACGGCCTCGAAACAAGAGGTTCTTCGGGTTGGGAACCGGTTGATTTTGAAGGCCTTGATCGGAAACAGGTCATTGATTGTTATGATTATGAAGGTCAATCATACTATGTGTCAACCGAGGGTATTACCAGCGAAAGTGAGGGGCAGCGTGAGATAGTTTTCATGCATGTCAACTGGCTGCCGTCGTTTAATCTCGATATTTATTATGATTTTCTATCTTATGTCCATCATAAGCGCGGTTTGGGTACATTTGGAATCAGTGTAATTTATTTAAATTACGGTAGTATCCCTGGAAGAGACGAAAGCGGGAATGAAACGGGTACTCTCACTCCTTTTGAAATTGCAATTTCAGCATCGTATGGTACTTCCATTAATTCCAGACTCAAATGGGGTATGACAGGCAGGTTTATCCATTCCCGGCTTTCTCCTCAGGGTGCCGGCCTCGAGATGGGTTCAGGTATCGCTTCGACTTTCTCCGTGGATATGGGTATTCTATATAAAGTGACGCGGAAGCTCCAATTTGGAGCGGCGATAACCAATGTTGGTCCCGATATTACTTATATCGATGCAGATCAATCGGATGCCTTACCTCGTAACATCGGTATAGGATTATCTTATAAAGTATGGGACAGTCCGTATAACAGCCTGATGGTTCAGGGTGAAATTAACAAAATCCTGGTCGGCGTAGATCGCGATTTCAAAACTGAATTGGAATACGCCATTCGCCATATTGGTTTTGAATATTGGTACGCCAAATTTATCGCTCTGCGGGCCGGGTATAAGTATGATAAAGAAGGACAGGTTAAGCATTTGACGTTTGGCGCCGGATTGAAATTGAATCTGCTGCGTCTTGATTTTGCTTATGTGCCGTCTTCAATAGATTCACCGTTAGCCAACACATTGAGAATATCTGCTACGGTAACATTTTAGGTTGATAAGGGGACGATTTCCCCTTATCATTGCTTACACAAAATTCAAACATCATGGGATGATGATTAAAAAATTCTTATACGCTATCAGCATCATTTTTCTGCTCAGCGGCTACTTGTGCGCTGATGATGTCCTCAGGATAAAAGACAAGCAAACAATTATTAACACCGATGAAATTACCGGCAAAAAAGGATTTTATTCCGGGCGGGCTCAGGAAAATTTTCTAAATCTGAAGCGGGATAAACCGTACGGTTTGCCAAAAGCGGCTTTGTCGGCCGGGACGGTCGATACCATCAGTATCCTCGCGCTTCGCATCGGTTTTATTTATGAAGGAACCGATGACCCGACTACAACCGGCCGGGGCAATTTCGACACTCGCGACAGCGCGACGTTTGTCAATGACGAAGGTCATTGGCTCGATCCGGCCCCTCATAACAAGCATTATTTTGAAGCTCATTTAAGGTCTTTGAGCCATTACTGGTCGGTTGTCAGCAATGGCAAGCTTCACATTGAATACGAAGTCTGGCCGAACGGCGCCGATGAAGATATCGGCTATTACCTTTTGGATCATTCAATGAGCTATTACGGTGAACAGCCTCCGAATTGGGGTCTGGGTGAATTTTTCCATAATGCCATAACTCGGGCGCATGACGTTGACGGTGATAATTTTGATTTCAGAGATACGCGCGGTAATAAGAAAGCGATTATTCTGTTTCATGCCGGAGCGGACCGCCAGACTGATCTGTCGTTTTCGGCCACGCCGACGCCCAATGATCTTTTTACTGGGTTTGTTACCTTTGATTCATTAAATTACTTAATTCTCGATGCTGACACCATCGTCGAAGGCATCATTATGCCCGAGACGATGGCGCAGGATAATCGCATCACGGTCATGAACGCCGTCATGGCGCATGAATTCGGGCATCAGCTGGGGTTAATCGATCTTTATAATACCGGTAGTTCGCCATTTTTGAGCCAGATGGGCGATTTTGCCTTGATGGACAATAACGGTTTGAATACGGCAGCGTATATTGATGAATTCGGAACGGGCGCGTTCGGAACGGTTCCGATCTTTCCGTGTGCCTGGTCGCGGGCTTTTTTGGGATTTGAAGAAGTGGTCGAATATCGGGAAGGAACATGGATTGAATTGGCGGCGGTGAAGATGGAAACGGAAAATATCAAGATCGTCAAAATTCCGATATCCGCGACTGAGTATTACCTTTTAGAAAATCGACGTTCCGATATTGACGGGAATCTTGACGGTCTCAGGGTTGATAGCACTTCCAATGTCATTTTGTGGCCGGTTAAAGTTCAGGATATTCTCGATGGCGACAGCATCATTACCGTTATGACTCCGGTTGCGGAATATGATGTTTATCTTCCGGGAAGCGGGGCGGGGATTGCGATCTGGCATGTCGATGAAGCCGTGGCGGCCATGGATTATTATCCGTTCGATATTCATGAAAATAATTTTCAGGCCAATACTTTGCAATGGGATCGCAACCGACGGTTCATACGTTTAGTTGAAGCGGACGGACTTATAGATTTTGGCGGCAATTATTCCCGGGGTTACGGGGTAGCGGAAGATTTATTTTATGCCGGTAATAATAGTACGTTCGGTTCATATACAAATCCCCCTTCGATATCAAACAGCGGCGGATATACTCATATAAAAGTTGAAAACATATCCGAAGCGGATATGGTGATGACGTTTGATATCGTCAAGGAAAAGATGGCCGATAATTTTCCGCGGCGGATGTCGATTCCTTATGATCCTGATTTATCGCCCATCGCCGCCGATCTGGACGGCGACGGCAATGATGAAATCATCGCGGTATCCGGTGATAAATTATTGGCGATGAGGCCGGATGGCCGGGACTATATGGACCCTTATGATTCACTGCTTGACAATGACATGATCCTGAGCGTGATAAATATCGATACCGATGTCAATATCTTCCGTCCGACGGATACTCAGTATGCGTCAATGCCGCTGTTTGCACAATTGCCTCTCGGTAATATAATTACCAAACCGATTGTAGCGGAAATTCTGGATACAACTCTGGTCATGGTCGGGGCGAGCAATGGCTGGATTTATTCATATCTGCCGTTTACCGATGTGACCACTTCACCGGGAAAATATCGAGCCAAGCTCCATTCGCTTCGTTCTTTGCAGGGCTCGGCCGGAGTCAGTTCCATAATAGTTGACGATGAGAACAATATCATCTACGGTTTTTATTTCGACGGAAATATTTTAGCCGCGCCGTATGACAGTATTGCATCGTTTGTTCAGCCGACTTTCGTGCGGATGCCAATGATTGTCGGCGTATGTAAATATGGCGGCGGTATGGCGGTACTATATGACAGACACGATTATTCGATTTTATATCAAACGCGATTCGCGCCATTTGCCGATTTGACTGATTCGTTTTTTATCGACAGCGTAATTATCGATGAAACCGATTTCCACAGGTCTCCAATAGCATCTGATTTTAATCGTGATGGGATTGATGAAATTATAATTGTTTCGGAAAGCGGCCAGGTTTTTGCTTATAGTTTTACCGCAGATGATATAGTTGACTATGACGAATTGAATATACAGACCGGAGATACGGTCGCGTCCGATCCGGCCATAGCTGATAGGGATAATGACGGATTTCCGGAACTTTATATTCCCGGAATCAATAAAATATATGGATATGATCGATACGGAACGGCGATGACTGATTTTCCCCTGGATATTGATTTTGATCGCCCCGGACAGGTTATTATTGGCGGGCCGATTATATCGGATATCAACGGGGATAATATTATTGATGTGGCGGTAATCGGATTGGATTCGATCATCTATGAGCGAACGATACCGGCTTTTTATATCATGTATCCCGATACGATTAATTATCCCGATTCGGCGATTGTTATTGATACCGTATTGGATTATGCCTATTACAATTATTACAGCAATCTCTATGCGATAACACCCGGATACGGAATTTTACCGGGTTATCCGACTCCGGCGGGGATGCTGGGAATGAGACAGGTTAATGATACGATCAACGGCATCGGAACACCACTTCATGTTCGGAACGGTTCCGGCGGACTGCTGGTAACTTTCGGCGGTGATGGCTGGATGGATGCCTGGGATTGCGACTGGTCGGATATCAGCGCCGGTTGGCCGATGAGCGGAGGTTATGCCGACGGTTCGGGATATACGCCCTTAGATTCTTTGGGTCAGGAAAAAGTGCTGGCGGATTTGCTTCCGGAATCGAGTTTTTATAATTATCCCAATCCGGCTTCCGGTGAGAAGACCACGATTCGATTTTATGTCAATCAACCGGCGCGGGTGACGGTTTCGATGTTTGACGCCACGGGCGATTTAGTTGAGGAAAAATTCACCGAGGTCGCCGACGGCAATCGCAATGTCGAGATTGATTGGTATCTTTCGGGCGTGGCTTCGGGGATTTACCATTGCCGGGTCGAAGCGGCGCCGATGGCTGGCGGGGATACGGAAGTAGCCTTTACAACCATTGCCATTGTTAGATAGGATTACTGGAGGATGCATCTATGAATGTGAGATTTGTTTCAATCTACAGTACACTTATGCTGGCATGTGTTTGTTCATGTTCTTTATGTTATGCTTCCGATGAAATAAATCCTCCATATACAAATAACGGATCCGGGTTTTCGATCAATCAATATTTGAATGAAATCAATTCTTATTCAGTTCTGACATTAAATGATGACGATGGAAACGATAAAGGCAAGACTTTGAATTTTCGCGAGGGCGTCCAAAAAGAAAAAAAATCAAGCGGCCATAAAAGCCCGGTTAGGGCGTTTATTTATTCTGCCATAATTCCGGGAGCGGGACAGATGTATAACGGCTCCAAAATTAAAGCAGTGGCGTTTTTGGGATTGGAGGCGCTGGCCTGGACCGGCCATATTATCTACAACGGCAAGGGCGATGACAAGACAACGGCCTATGAGACTTATGCCAATACTAATTGGAGCGAGGGAACATACAGTGATTGGTTGGAAATGCACTGGGGTTATAGAGATGATGAGTTAGTTCTGAATGATCGCGGATTTCCGCTTTTTACTCATCATTTACCAGACACCAGGACTCAGCAATATTATGAGATGATAGGTAAGTACAATCAGTTTGTTTACGGCTGGGCGGATGTCAATTATCAAGATTCCGACGGGGACCCGCACCCTGGAACTTATTCGGCAATGCGGATGCATTATGAAACGATGCGGCATGATGCCAATAAAATGTATGATAAGGCGACGACTTCGATTGTTGTTTCGATGATTAATCATGTTATCTCCGGATTTGAAGCGGCTCTGGCGGCCCGAAGCCATAATAAAAACCTGGATACACTGGCAAATAAAGTTTCGGTCAAAGCCCATACGGCGCAATTGAATGATGAATATTTTCCAATGTTAACAATGACATATAAATTTTAGGATGATATGAACAAGATATTTTTATCTATAGCGTTAGTATTATTGATATTCGCGGGTAATTGTCTGGCGGTGGAGTTTTCTTTCAATTCATCGAGTGTGATTAAGCCGTTTCCTCCAATATCAAGGCATTTCCTTATGTCAGGACTGAGCGATACCGGCAA is a window from the Candidatus Zixiibacteriota bacterium genome containing:
- a CDS encoding PorV/PorQ family protein encodes the protein MKKVHILLILTAALMLSTSQSVLAGVSDAAVLYLRVAAGARPGGMGEAFVSVADDATATYWNPAGLGNAPIAGILKTEKFPSRFGEISDVITLKRKSGQENWFIAGNSLIMYDGISWKTGKEYVTSSDQTLTDFVNSIVSIKSDEQAELMSHKIVEVNCWVTEAEVSSFIESVRSKIPDDYKELDVLNKGLDTLAAGYKLCLLKPDRFKDLRNKLNDGLKDETLSSDELDRVTFSIEQAVSRFLPSRLTVPFSSAIDGKLTCLGKTAGYLWVGTDKGLFRLSGMQWANFTTDEGLPSNEITVLSDAGDHILIGTTNGLAKYYHGSFVTYETLPQSAVQAVTMATPINAYAVIDGIIYCFNGSEWSDSYDYTVRIDDSIEDIARRSAIYGTPSEVESIIGRIRELNAGSAQIATDEVSADVEQTEDASLEAEPGTEETDTTANENAEILAEQSDETIVEGASDLWFSEGNVIQIPYSVGLRFDVTEMAVGGAVPKDLWENTGGAPSNILWIGTKSGLLSFYGDKWVRFGYAEFSIPVGDADGEVASMTVSDIAAKFIPDGNPDKIAVLASNISDYNDLDGEEVEPGRTVYVYNSNIGSSIRSIGFVNSKIYVGTEYGLETRGSSGWEPVDFEGLDRKQVIDCYDYEGQSYYVSTEGITSESEGQREIVFMHVNWLPSFNLDIYYDFLSYVHHKRGLGTFGISVIYLNYGSIPGRDESGNETGTLTPFEIAISASYGTSINSRLKWGMTGRFIHSRLSPQGAGLEMGSGIASTFSVDMGILYKVTRKLQFGAAITNVGPDITYIDADQSDALPRNIGIGLSYKVWDSPYNSLMVQGEINKILVGVDRDFKTELEYAIRHIGFEYWYAKFIALRAGYKYDKEGQVKHLTFGAGLKLNLLRLDFAYVPSSIDSPLANTLRISATVTF
- a CDS encoding T9SS type A sorting domain-containing protein, which codes for MMIKKFLYAISIIFLLSGYLCADDVLRIKDKQTIINTDEITGKKGFYSGRAQENFLNLKRDKPYGLPKAALSAGTVDTISILALRIGFIYEGTDDPTTTGRGNFDTRDSATFVNDEGHWLDPAPHNKHYFEAHLRSLSHYWSVVSNGKLHIEYEVWPNGADEDIGYYLLDHSMSYYGEQPPNWGLGEFFHNAITRAHDVDGDNFDFRDTRGNKKAIILFHAGADRQTDLSFSATPTPNDLFTGFVTFDSLNYLILDADTIVEGIIMPETMAQDNRITVMNAVMAHEFGHQLGLIDLYNTGSSPFLSQMGDFALMDNNGLNTAAYIDEFGTGAFGTVPIFPCAWSRAFLGFEEVVEYREGTWIELAAVKMETENIKIVKIPISATEYYLLENRRSDIDGNLDGLRVDSTSNVILWPVKVQDILDGDSIITVMTPVAEYDVYLPGSGAGIAIWHVDEAVAAMDYYPFDIHENNFQANTLQWDRNRRFIRLVEADGLIDFGGNYSRGYGVAEDLFYAGNNSTFGSYTNPPSISNSGGYTHIKVENISEADMVMTFDIVKEKMADNFPRRMSIPYDPDLSPIAADLDGDGNDEIIAVSGDKLLAMRPDGRDYMDPYDSLLDNDMILSVINIDTDVNIFRPTDTQYASMPLFAQLPLGNIITKPIVAEILDTTLVMVGASNGWIYSYLPFTDVTTSPGKYRAKLHSLRSLQGSAGVSSIIVDDENNIIYGFYFDGNILAAPYDSIASFVQPTFVRMPMIVGVCKYGGGMAVLYDRHDYSILYQTRFAPFADLTDSFFIDSVIIDETDFHRSPIASDFNRDGIDEIIIVSESGQVFAYSFTADDIVDYDELNIQTGDTVASDPAIADRDNDGFPELYIPGINKIYGYDRYGTAMTDFPLDIDFDRPGQVIIGGPIISDINGDNIIDVAVIGLDSIIYERTIPAFYIMYPDTINYPDSAIVIDTVLDYAYYNYYSNLYAITPGYGILPGYPTPAGMLGMRQVNDTINGIGTPLHVRNGSGGLLVTFGGDGWMDAWDCDWSDISAGWPMSGGYADGSGYTPLDSLGQEKVLADLLPESSFYNYPNPASGEKTTIRFYVNQPARVTVSMFDATGDLVEEKFTEVADGNRNVEIDWYLSGVASGIYHCRVEAAPMAGGDTEVAFTTIAIVR
- a CDS encoding DUF5683 domain-containing protein, with the protein product MNVRFVSIYSTLMLACVCSCSLCYASDEINPPYTNNGSGFSINQYLNEINSYSVLTLNDDDGNDKGKTLNFREGVQKEKKSSGHKSPVRAFIYSAIIPGAGQMYNGSKIKAVAFLGLEALAWTGHIIYNGKGDDKTTAYETYANTNWSEGTYSDWLEMHWGYRDDELVLNDRGFPLFTHHLPDTRTQQYYEMIGKYNQFVYGWADVNYQDSDGDPHPGTYSAMRMHYETMRHDANKMYDKATTSIVVSMINHVISGFEAALAARSHNKNLDTLANKVSVKAHTAQLNDEYFPMLTMTYKF